Proteins co-encoded in one Brassica oleracea var. oleracea cultivar TO1000 chromosome C4, BOL, whole genome shotgun sequence genomic window:
- the LOC106339161 gene encoding putative FBD-associated F-box protein At1g05080 — protein MAEIAENRGGRVEEIGCEDRISALPDDLLVRILSSIPTKDAISTMILSKRWRFVWTMLPILAYQESKSKISVWWFLNKSMELHKAPVLHNLSIQLGRRCPTDADVGKWVENAVNRGVRELFFTLQWSLDPTRLPKRLNTCKTLLHLKLSHKILVDFPTSSCLPSLEKLELYYVVYKDEASLDALLSSCPVLELLSVMRKEDDNVAKFTVKVPSLRVLVYFNAMSPDENDVVDPGRSLVVDTPALKHFYIGDHSGDSWSIKSMPCLLNASISGQSFHDTCKLLKSAYAVTSLELDLTDELAVYCSTIEFPQLIQCTISPCNSDWMDSLIFFLRNTPKLKKFTVDYSLTDEPPDASASWMLRFPRPECLSSSLEKFELIDYGGRIEEKELVEYILETSKCLKTVTISFRSKLKNKKKKMKRLNAIFLRFNSISFSVQT, from the exons ATGGCAGAAATTGCCGAAAATCGTGGTGGTAGAGTTGAAGAGATAGGTTGTGAAGATAGGATCAGTGCCTTGCCGGATGATTTACTTGTGAGGATACTTTCGTCTATCCCGACAAAAGATGCTATTTCTACCATGATTCTGTCTAAGCGATGGCGTTTTGTCTGGACGATGCTGCCCATACTTGCGTACCAAGAAAGCAAAAGCAAAATAAGTGTTTGGTGGTTTCTTAACAAGTCAATGGAATTGCACAAAGCACCTGTCCTACATAACTTGTCTATCCAACTAGGTCGACGTTGTCCTACTGATGCTGATGTCGGAAAGTGGGTTGAAAACGCTGTTAATCGTGGCGTGAGAGAGCTATTTTTCACGCTACAATGGTCCTTAGATCCAACCAGATTGCCTAAGAGGCTTAACACATGCAAAACTCTCTTGCATCTAAAACTCTCCCACAAGATTCTCGTGGATTTTCCTACTTCTTCTTGCCTCCCATCCCTGGAAAAACTCGAACTTTACTATGTGGTGTATAAAGACGAGGCTTCTCTTGATGCGCTCTTATCTAGCTGCCCAGTTCTTGAGTTACTGTCTGTGATGCGTAAAGAGGATGACAACGTTGCCAAGTTCACTGTAAAAGTGCCTTCTTTACGGGTCTTAGTGTATTTTAATGCCATGTCACCAGATGAGAATGATGTAGTAGATCCCGGTAGGTCTTTAGTTGTGGATACTCCTGCATTAAAACACTTTTACATTGGTGACCATTCAGGAGACTCTTGGTCGATCAAGAGTATGCCTTGTCTCCTGAATGCTTCTATTAGTGGTCAGAGTTTCCATGATACATGCAAGTTGTTAAAATCTGCTTATGCAGTCACGTCTCTTGAGTTGGATTTGACAGATGAATTG GCTGTGTATTGTAGCACCATCGAATTCCCACAGCTGATACAGTGTACCATATCACCATGCAACTCAGACTGGATGGATTCACTCATTTTTTTTCTTCGGAATACTCCTAAACTAAAAAAATTTACTGTTGACTAT AGTTTAACCGATGAACCTCCTGACGCCTCTGCTTCATGGATGCTACGGTTCCCTCGTCCAGAATGCTTGTCATCAAGTCTGGAGAAGTTTGAACTGATAGACTATGGAGGAAGAATAGAAGAGAAAGAATTGGTGGAATACATCCTAGAAACTTCCAAGTGTTTAAAGACTGTCACAATCTCCTTCAGGTCCAAACTTAAAAACAAAAAGAAAAAAATGAAGAGGCTGAATGCTATATTCCTAAGGTTCAATAGCATTTCATTTTCTGTTCAAACTTAA
- the LOC106340569 gene encoding protein LURP-one-related 8 — MTKVHPKFPNTCEESLCDSKAAAVLTVWKKSLLFNCDGFTVYNSSGDLVFRVDNYMNSTKDKIVLMDASGLPLLSIRRKKLSLGDCWMVYDGETQRDPIFTARKNVSIMTNRRSLAWVSTKKTLLYEIEGSFGQRSCKILDERMNKKKAAEIKRKEAMVGGVAFGKDVFKLIVESEMEPRVAMAFTIILDQMFRY, encoded by the exons ATGACAAAAGTTCACCCAAAGTTCCCAAACACTTGCGAGGAGAGCTTGTGCGATAGTAAAGCAGCAGCCGTTTTAACGGTGTGGAAGAAGTCCCTTCTCTTCAACTGTGATGGATTCACAGTTTACAACTCTAGTGGAGATCTTGTCTTTAGGGTTGACAATTACATGAACTCTACTAAAGACAAGATCGTCCTTATGGACGCTTCCGGCTTACCTCTCCTCTCCATCCGCCGCAAG AAACTGAGCCTGGGAGATTGCTGGATGGTGTACGATGGAGAAACACAAAGAGACCCAATATTCACAGCGAGAAAAAACGTTAGTATAATGACAAACCGGAGGAGCTTGGCGTGGGTTAGCACCAAGAAGACATTACTATACGAGATAGAAGGATCATTCGGCCAAAGAAGCTGCAAAATATTGGACGAGAGGATGAACAAGAAGAAAGCAGCTGAGATCAAGAGGAAAGAGGCAATGGTCGGAGGAGTTGCATTTGGAAAAGATGTTTTTAAACTTATAGTTGAATCGGAGATGGAGCCTCGTGTGGCCATGGCATTTACCATCATTCTCGACCAAATGTTTAGATATTGA